A single window of uncultured Sunxiuqinia sp. DNA harbors:
- a CDS encoding glycosyl hydrolase family 28 protein, with translation MKNLTIICLLLLTTIAIQAKDVNVLEVGATADGKTLNTDIIQKAIDQCSESGGGEIVFPTGKYLTGSIILKSGVHLHLKHGATLLGSTNIEDYLSIQPDYVALRTLKETKQLIFAEGQHNIGIVGDGTIDGQGEVFIRIGNDEGIRRPHGIQLINCKNVKIEGVFMTNSGAWMQHYLACDNVQIRGIRVYNHCNYNNDGIDIDGCHDVVISDCIVDSDDDGICLKSTSPRSCKNVTINNCVVHSHCNSLKLGTETTGGFQNIQITNCVVSPSEKETTYYGTAIGQSAISIEMVDGGALDQVSIDRISIMETGCPIFVRLGNRARKHTPEAPQPQIGELKNVSITNITATTTSKTTSNITGIAGSYAERIFLGNILITNLSNGTEEDKATIVPEKDAAYPTAAMFGTVLPASGFYVRHVANFTVDNVRITTSNKELRPVFVLDDVIKADIFYPQVRSKATLELIDEKNCAEIRVVR, from the coding sequence ATGAAAAATCTAACGATAATCTGCCTGCTCCTTCTGACAACTATCGCGATCCAAGCCAAGGACGTTAATGTTTTAGAAGTAGGAGCAACTGCTGATGGCAAAACCTTAAATACTGATATTATTCAAAAAGCCATCGACCAATGTTCCGAAAGTGGTGGTGGTGAAATAGTTTTTCCTACAGGAAAATACCTGACCGGTTCAATTATCTTAAAAAGCGGTGTCCATCTTCATCTCAAACATGGAGCCACATTGCTTGGAAGTACAAACATTGAAGACTACCTCAGCATACAACCTGACTACGTTGCGTTGAGAACTTTGAAGGAAACCAAACAACTTATTTTTGCCGAAGGACAGCACAATATTGGCATTGTTGGCGACGGGACAATTGATGGACAAGGGGAAGTTTTTATTCGAATAGGAAACGATGAAGGAATCAGACGACCACATGGTATTCAACTGATCAATTGCAAAAATGTAAAGATAGAAGGTGTTTTCATGACCAATTCGGGAGCTTGGATGCAACATTATCTGGCATGCGACAACGTGCAAATTAGGGGTATTAGGGTATACAATCATTGTAATTACAATAACGATGGAATTGATATTGACGGCTGCCACGATGTTGTAATCTCAGACTGCATTGTGGATTCAGACGACGATGGAATTTGCCTGAAAAGCACGAGCCCACGTTCCTGTAAAAATGTAACCATTAATAACTGTGTGGTTCACTCACACTGCAACTCGCTAAAATTAGGAACTGAAACAACCGGCGGATTTCAAAACATACAAATCACGAACTGTGTTGTTAGTCCGAGTGAGAAAGAAACAACCTACTATGGCACGGCAATTGGTCAATCGGCCATTTCTATAGAAATGGTCGACGGTGGTGCTTTAGACCAAGTGAGTATTGATCGTATTTCGATTATGGAAACAGGATGCCCCATATTTGTTCGGTTGGGAAACCGCGCCAGAAAGCATACTCCAGAGGCTCCTCAACCTCAAATTGGAGAGTTGAAAAATGTCTCCATTACCAATATCACAGCAACGACAACTTCCAAAACCACATCCAACATTACCGGAATTGCAGGTTCTTACGCCGAGCGTATTTTTCTGGGGAATATTCTGATCACCAACTTAAGTAACGGAACCGAGGAAGACAAAGCGACGATAGTCCCTGAAAAAGATGCAGCTTATCCAACGGCTGCGATGTTTGGAACTGTTTTACCAGCATCCGGGTTCTATGTTCGCCACGTAGCGAACTTCACTGTTGATAATGTTCGAATTACCACCAGCAACAAAGAATTACGCCCCGTGTTTGTTTTGGATGATGTAATTAAAGCAGATATTTTCTATCCTCAAGTTCGTTCAAAGGCAACGCTTGAACTTATTGATGAAAAAAATTGTGCAGAAATAAGAGTTGTTCGATAG
- a CDS encoding aminoacyl--tRNA ligase-related protein, whose amino-acid sequence MQRALINFFLDEARDAGYLEIQPPLVVNEGSGFGTGQLPDKEGQMYHVTEDNLYLIPTAEVPVTNFVPRCDFGCQTTACEKTRLTVHASVAKPDRMEKMFVDSNRLHQFDKVEVVQVAHPEKSYDILDQMVAHVESLVTKLGPSLSHPPALWWRHEFLPAALTYDFEVFSAAQEKWLEVSSVSNFESFQANRLKTSFP is encoded by the coding sequence TTGCAACGTGCTTTAATCAACTTCTTTTTAGACGAAGCTCGTGATGCCGGCTACTTGGAAATTCAACCGCCGTTGGTGGTGAATGAAGGCAGTGGTTTTGGTACCGGCCAGTTGCCTGACAAAGAAGGACAGATGTACCACGTGACTGAAGACAACCTGTACCTGATTCCAACAGCAGAGGTTCCGGTAACCAATTTTGTACCGCGATGTGATTTTGGATGCCAAACAACTGCCTGTGAAAAAACACGGCTTACAGTGCATGCTTCCGTCGCGAAGCCGGATCGTATGGAAAAGATGTTCGTGGATTCAAACCGCTTGCACCAATTCGACAAAGTTGAAGTCGTGCAAGTTGCCCACCCTGAGAAAAGCTATGACATTCTGGATCAGATGGTGGCACACGTAGAGAGCTTGGTTACGAAACTTGGGCCTTCCTTATCGCATCCTCCGGCTTTGTGGTGGCGACATGAGTTTTTACCTGCGGCATTGACCTACGATTTTGAAGTATTCTCGGCTGCCCAGGAGAAATGGTTGGAAGTAAGTTCTGTTTCCAATTTCGAATCATTTCAGGCCAATCGCCTGAAAACTTCGTTTCCGTGA
- a CDS encoding bifunctional nuclease family protein, whose product MQKKKLNILGLSVSQTQSGAYALVLAEENGDRRIPIIIGPVEAQAIAIQLEGLKPPRPLTHDLFKNLAFAFDVNVSEVVIYKLEEGIFYSELVCVMGEDEVRIDSRTSDAVALALRFKCPIYTNGDILDKAGIVMENEEEDPVEFQSRSGEPGSKNEFESYTESELNDMQNEAVNNEDYERASRIRDELNRRKKIIFSETFQTIPYWQKHKFQD is encoded by the coding sequence ATGCAGAAAAAAAAGCTAAATATTCTCGGACTCTCAGTTAGTCAAACTCAATCAGGCGCTTACGCCTTAGTCTTAGCAGAAGAAAATGGTGACCGACGAATTCCAATTATCATAGGACCAGTTGAGGCTCAGGCAATTGCAATTCAGCTAGAAGGCTTAAAACCGCCGCGGCCATTAACGCACGATTTATTTAAAAATCTGGCTTTTGCTTTTGATGTTAATGTGTCCGAAGTAGTCATTTATAAGTTGGAAGAAGGAATTTTTTACTCTGAACTGGTGTGTGTGATGGGGGAAGACGAAGTTCGGATTGATTCGCGCACTTCGGATGCTGTAGCACTTGCTTTACGTTTTAAATGCCCGATTTATACGAATGGAGATATTTTGGATAAAGCCGGTATCGTTATGGAAAATGAAGAAGAAGATCCGGTAGAGTTTCAAAGTAGATCGGGTGAGCCTGGCAGTAAAAATGAGTTTGAAAGTTACACGGAGAGTGAGCTCAACGATATGCAGAATGAGGCTGTTAATAATGAAGACTACGAGCGTGCTTCGAGAATCAGAGATGAACTCAACCGACGTAAAAAAATAATTTTCAGCGAAACATTTCAAACCATCCCATATTGGCAGAAACATAAGTTTCAGGATTAG
- a CDS encoding bL21 family ribosomal protein, with amino-acid sequence MINWFSRLPDGNYKKIENVRYCRNCRTAIQSRKGQKKFLFTVFRKKKDQALSLIMFLLVEDESGVKVGTPKVEGVKVSAKVLEHLKGDKVIVFKKKRRKGYKKKKRSPSVHDSDSN; translated from the coding sequence ATGATCAATTGGTTTTCCCGCCTGCCGGATGGAAATTATAAAAAGATAGAAAATGTACGCTATTGTAGAAATTGCCGGACAGCAATTCAAAGTAGAAAAGGACAAAAAAAATTTTTGTTCACCGTCTTCAGGAAGAAGAAGGATCAAGCGTTGAGTTTGATAATGTTTCTTTTAGTAGAAGATGAATCAGGTGTAAAAGTTGGAACACCAAAAGTTGAAGGAGTTAAAGTAAGTGCCAAAGTATTGGAACACTTGAAAGGTGACAAAGTAATCGTCTTCAAAAAGAAAAGAAGAAAAGGTTACAAAAAGAAAAAACGGTCACCGTCAGTACATGACTCAGATTCAAATTGA
- a CDS encoding SIS domain-containing protein gives MKEEVIKLIKQEAEAISAIPVTDEYEKAVKIIKNRVHNLNGKLVASGMGKAGQIALNIATTFSSTGTPAVFIHPSDAQHGDLGVIQPNDVLLLISNSGKTREILELVNLVDNLYKEIPILVITGNPDSDLSKIANAVLFTGNPDEVCTLGLTPSTSTTTMTVIGDVLVVLMMKEIGFTNEEYAKRHHGGYLGDKSRTQALLLQINK, from the coding sequence ATGAAAGAAGAAGTTATTAAGCTTATCAAGCAGGAAGCGGAAGCTATATCAGCGATTCCGGTTACTGATGAATATGAGAAAGCGGTTAAGATTATTAAGAACAGGGTGCATAACCTGAACGGTAAATTGGTTGCCAGTGGTATGGGCAAGGCCGGACAAATAGCACTAAATATTGCAACAACATTTAGTTCGACAGGCACTCCTGCGGTTTTTATACACCCGAGCGATGCACAACATGGAGACCTTGGAGTAATTCAGCCCAATGATGTCTTGTTGTTAATCTCGAATTCAGGAAAAACGCGGGAAATTTTGGAGCTGGTTAATCTGGTCGATAATCTGTATAAAGAAATACCCATTTTGGTGATTACAGGAAATCCGGATAGCGATTTATCCAAAATTGCAAACGCTGTTCTTTTTACCGGAAACCCGGATGAAGTCTGTACATTGGGATTAACGCCAAGTACCTCTACAACGACAATGACTGTAATTGGTGATGTGCTGGTTGTGCTGATGATGAAAGAAATTGGATTTACAAATGAAGAATATGCCAAACGTCACCACGGAGGTTATTTGGGAGACAAGTCACGCACACAGGCACTTCTTCTTCAAATTAATAAATAA
- the sucC gene encoding ADP-forming succinate--CoA ligase subunit beta, with amino-acid sequence MKIHEFHSRNIFRKYGLPVPNDVLCHSVEEVEKAMAKFDDMVVVKAQVLVGGRGKAGGVKLAKTKEEAVSAARKILGMDIKGLTVEKVLVTEAVDIEKEFYVGLINDRNTKTVTLMASAEGGVEIEEVAKETPELIHKLPIDPLIGLLDFQAREVAMKLFGDVKLARQAAIIMQKLYQLFVETDSTIAEINPLVLTPDHKIWAIDGKMNFDDNALYRQAEIEAMREADEDELKEIDAHEKGLSYVKLDGNIGCMVNGAGLAMATMDMIKLYGGEPANFLDIGGSSNPQKVVDAMNILISDKNVNAVMINIFGGITRCDDVARGLIKALDIIKSDIPIVVRLSGTNAEEGLALLKETGLPTVETMSEAAKKAIELSQGQKS; translated from the coding sequence ATGAAGATACACGAATTTCATTCCAGAAACATCTTCAGGAAATACGGCCTTCCGGTACCGAACGATGTACTTTGCCATTCGGTTGAGGAAGTAGAAAAAGCAATGGCAAAGTTTGACGACATGGTCGTTGTAAAAGCTCAGGTACTTGTTGGAGGAAGAGGCAAGGCAGGTGGTGTTAAACTCGCAAAAACCAAAGAAGAAGCCGTAAGTGCAGCCCGTAAAATTTTGGGCATGGACATTAAAGGGCTCACCGTTGAAAAGGTATTGGTGACCGAAGCTGTCGACATCGAAAAGGAGTTTTATGTTGGTCTGATTAACGACCGCAATACCAAAACTGTTACGCTGATGGCAAGTGCCGAAGGAGGAGTTGAAATTGAGGAAGTAGCGAAAGAAACACCTGAGCTAATTCACAAACTTCCGATCGATCCGCTGATCGGCTTGCTGGATTTTCAAGCCCGCGAGGTTGCCATGAAATTATTTGGCGATGTAAAATTAGCCCGACAAGCAGCTATTATCATGCAAAAGCTATATCAGCTTTTTGTTGAAACTGATTCTACAATTGCTGAAATCAATCCATTGGTTTTAACCCCCGATCATAAGATTTGGGCTATCGATGGGAAGATGAATTTTGATGACAATGCACTTTATCGTCAGGCTGAAATAGAAGCTATGCGAGAAGCAGACGAAGATGAGTTAAAGGAAATTGATGCTCACGAAAAAGGTCTCTCGTATGTAAAACTTGACGGAAACATTGGCTGTATGGTGAATGGTGCAGGTTTGGCAATGGCTACAATGGATATGATTAAATTGTATGGTGGCGAACCGGCAAACTTCCTGGATATTGGCGGAAGCTCAAACCCTCAGAAAGTAGTTGATGCCATGAATATTCTCATTTCAGATAAGAATGTGAACGCCGTAATGATTAATATTTTTGGTGGCATCACTCGTTGCGATGATGTTGCCCGCGGACTGATTAAAGCTCTGGATATTATTAAATCAGACATTCCTATTGTAGTTCGACTATCAGGAACGAATGCTGAAGAAGGTCTAGCACTGCTAAAAGAGACAGGACTACCTACTGTAGAAACCATGAGTGAAGCCGCAAAAAAAGCAATCGAGTTAAGCCAAGGTCAGAAATCATAA
- a CDS encoding nucleoside transporter C-terminal domain-containing protein: protein MIFAFQILPTIIFFSALTSLLFYWGIIQKVVWALAWVFTKLMKLSGAESLSVAGNIFLGQTESPLMIKAYLPKMNDSEIMLVMTGGMATLAGAVLAAYIGMLGGSDPVLRLEFAKHLLTASVMAAPGAVIFSKIMVPNPDEVNRDIEVSKDRIGSNVLDAITNGTSEGLKLAVNVGAMLLAFLALIAMFNFIFGKVGYWTGLNDVITQATDGRFHELSLQFLLGYIFAPVMWLIGVNPQDILLVGRLLGEKLILTEFIGYISLSDLKAAGAFADQKSIVMATYILCGFANFASIGIQIGGIGALAPNKRVTLSRYGMPALIAGTLASLMSATIIGMILG from the coding sequence ATGATTTTCGCGTTCCAGATTTTACCGACAATCATCTTTTTTTCGGCATTAACCAGCTTATTGTTTTACTGGGGCATTATTCAAAAGGTTGTTTGGGCACTCGCCTGGGTGTTTACCAAGTTGATGAAATTGTCAGGCGCTGAATCTCTTTCAGTTGCCGGAAATATTTTTCTCGGGCAGACAGAATCACCATTGATGATTAAGGCTTACTTGCCAAAGATGAATGACTCTGAAATTATGTTGGTAATGACAGGAGGAATGGCAACACTCGCTGGAGCAGTTTTAGCAGCATACATAGGCATGCTGGGAGGAAGTGATCCTGTACTACGGTTGGAATTTGCCAAACACTTACTAACCGCTTCAGTAATGGCTGCTCCCGGAGCAGTTATTTTTTCAAAGATTATGGTCCCCAATCCCGACGAAGTCAATAGGGATATTGAGGTGAGTAAGGACCGTATTGGCAGCAATGTGCTGGATGCCATCACTAACGGAACTTCCGAAGGTTTAAAACTAGCCGTAAATGTTGGAGCCATGCTTCTGGCCTTTTTAGCTCTGATTGCCATGTTCAACTTTATTTTCGGAAAGGTTGGTTATTGGACCGGCCTTAACGATGTTATTACTCAGGCAACCGACGGACGATTTCATGAGCTGTCATTGCAATTTTTATTAGGATATATTTTTGCGCCTGTTATGTGGCTTATCGGAGTAAATCCGCAAGACATTTTACTGGTTGGTCGTCTGTTGGGTGAGAAACTTATTTTGACAGAATTTATCGGCTACATTAGTCTCTCAGATCTTAAAGCAGCAGGTGCTTTTGCCGATCAAAAATCCATTGTAATGGCCACCTACATTTTATGTGGTTTTGCCAATTTTGCGTCCATTGGGATTCAGATTGGTGGAATTGGAGCATTAGCTCCCAATAAACGAGTTACTTTATCTAGATACGGAATGCCTGCTTTAATTGCCGGAACATTGGCTTCGCTGATGTCAGCAACGATTATCGGTATGATCTTAGGATAG
- a CDS encoding ATP-binding protein, translating to MKLNRIAHFIRFRISSIFAILFFLLLLSISYYYISYKRGQWEKDIRANLLEILVGKKSKLEKALSSRIYYTKGVAAFVSVNPNLTNEDFYQLAKELIKEDSVISTISISPDCIISAIYPQEGHMTAIGLNLLEHPARKEIVEKTIETHKTFVAGPVELVEGGVAFISYTPVFNRLSTRDGDFWGITDIVISKDKLLDDAELVAVDNGFRYSLKGTDGKGENGNIFWGDASVFQEEPVKIIVDLPDGSWILGASPVNGWSHYLDQDKTLSILLIVSSIIISFLFWLVVRAHQKIKRNARELSAIFKSMHNLIVEYNRKGEYVKIAPTNKSLLFKPEKELIGKSVHEVFDTDRANLILHATQECIRSKSLVVIEYPLEVGGEPRWFTARLSYKSEDSVIFNAYDVTEKKKDEENIRQSEKKLKELNATKDKFFSIIAHDLRNPLSNFQSISELLHQEYDHYNDEQKKQLIQSMLSSSISLNELLENLLKWSLSHRNELFLKPAKILLQPLVKESIAGVEHIANKKQVVVESCIQEEATVFADKNATHTILRNLISNALKFSRTNGVIIILAKDESIDGASYRVVQVVDKGIGISQERLSNIFNVGVQSSTVGTSQEKGSGLGLILCQELTEKQGGRIWIESEEGKGTTVSFSLPVNSLKDNRRLRILNHS from the coding sequence ATGAAATTAAACAGAATAGCTCATTTTATTCGATTCAGGATATCTTCGATATTTGCAATTCTTTTTTTTCTACTGTTGTTGTCAATCTCCTATTACTATATTTCATACAAAAGAGGACAGTGGGAGAAAGATATCCGAGCCAATTTGCTGGAAATCCTGGTTGGGAAAAAATCGAAGCTTGAAAAAGCACTGTCTTCTCGAATTTATTATACCAAAGGAGTGGCTGCGTTTGTGTCGGTCAACCCTAATCTTACCAACGAAGACTTTTATCAGTTGGCGAAAGAGCTAATAAAAGAAGATTCGGTGATCAGCACTATTTCAATTTCTCCGGATTGTATAATAAGTGCGATTTATCCTCAGGAAGGGCATATGACAGCCATTGGTCTGAACTTGCTGGAACATCCTGCCCGAAAAGAAATCGTTGAAAAAACGATTGAAACACATAAAACGTTTGTTGCCGGACCTGTTGAACTCGTTGAGGGTGGTGTCGCCTTTATCAGCTACACGCCAGTTTTTAATCGATTATCAACACGTGATGGCGATTTTTGGGGAATTACCGATATTGTTATTTCCAAAGATAAACTTTTAGATGATGCGGAATTAGTAGCGGTTGATAACGGATTTCGATATTCATTGAAGGGTACAGACGGCAAGGGTGAAAATGGAAATATCTTTTGGGGTGACGCTTCAGTTTTTCAAGAGGAGCCAGTAAAAATCATTGTCGACTTGCCTGATGGGAGTTGGATTTTGGGAGCCAGCCCGGTAAACGGATGGAGTCACTATCTTGATCAGGATAAAACGCTCAGTATTTTACTCATAGTGAGTTCGATCATCATCAGCTTTTTATTTTGGCTGGTTGTTCGGGCACATCAAAAAATAAAGAGAAATGCTCGGGAGTTAAGTGCAATTTTTAAATCAATGCATAATCTGATTGTGGAATACAACCGGAAAGGTGAATATGTGAAAATTGCTCCCACGAATAAAAGTTTACTTTTCAAACCAGAGAAAGAACTTATCGGAAAATCTGTTCACGAAGTATTTGACACTGATCGAGCGAACCTCATCCTTCATGCCACTCAGGAGTGCATCCGTTCAAAATCTTTGGTTGTTATTGAGTATCCGTTAGAAGTTGGTGGTGAGCCTCGCTGGTTTACAGCGCGTCTTTCGTATAAGTCAGAAGATTCCGTGATTTTCAATGCTTACGATGTTACTGAAAAAAAGAAAGATGAAGAAAATATTCGGCAATCAGAAAAAAAACTCAAAGAGCTGAATGCCACAAAGGACAAATTTTTCTCCATCATTGCTCACGATCTTCGTAATCCATTATCTAATTTTCAAAGTATTTCAGAATTATTGCATCAGGAATATGATCATTATAATGACGAGCAAAAGAAGCAATTGATTCAGTCGATGCTGTCTTCATCAATTAGTTTGAACGAATTGTTGGAGAATTTATTAAAATGGTCTTTGTCGCATCGTAACGAGCTCTTTTTGAAGCCAGCTAAAATCCTTCTTCAACCACTTGTAAAAGAATCGATCGCTGGTGTTGAGCATATTGCCAATAAAAAGCAGGTTGTTGTTGAAAGTTGCATACAAGAGGAAGCGACTGTTTTTGCAGATAAAAATGCGACCCATACGATTTTGCGTAATCTGATTTCGAATGCCTTAAAATTCAGTAGGACCAACGGAGTGATAATCATTTTAGCCAAAGATGAATCTATTGATGGTGCCAGTTATCGGGTTGTTCAGGTAGTTGACAAAGGAATTGGTATTTCACAGGAGCGCTTATCCAATATTTTCAATGTCGGCGTCCAATCGTCTACAGTGGGGACAAGTCAGGAGAAAGGAAGTGGTCTTGGCTTAATTCTATGTCAGGAACTGACTGAAAAGCAAGGTGGCCGTATTTGGATCGAAAGCGAAGAAGGAAAAGGTACGACGGTTTCTTTTAGTCTTCCGGTAAATTCGCTGAAAGATAATCGGAGATTAAGAATTCTGAACCATAGCTGA
- a CDS encoding sulfatase: MKKIILLLFASFLFLGAQCYNRQKKETKRPNILFAISDDQSFAHTSFAGAKFVNTPAFDRVARDGVYFNNCIAGSPGCAPSRSTIVTGRNHWQNEQSGQHASSWMKKYVPFIDLLDANGYQTGRTGKGVGPFRYARSEMDSLWRKTDAGGIAHSNIRYKRGTSEDERTAGEIHSDDYFRNFKYFMENVRGEKPFFFWYGGHEPHRAYEQDSWKRNDKYLSEVNVPGFFPDHEVVRGDILDYAVEIEWFDLHLQRMLSYLEEIGELENTIVIVTADNGMPFPRAKANGYEYGIHVPFAIRFPQEFPGGRVVEDPISFADLAPTILELTKTNNEGMLPFSGESILTILKSEKDGVVDPTKEYVFSGRERHSSSRYLNWGYPQRMIRSKDYLLIWNIKPERWPAGAPQRLADGTEDNLLPMYGIDDDGNHHSDWAFTDIDAAPAKSFIIENMEDDNIRPFFDLSVGKRPEFEFFNVNKDPFCLSNLSGKEQYATIENEMKTVLMDELKESHDPRVVGPDKEIFDSYIRYSPIREFPKPDRE; encoded by the coding sequence ATGAAAAAAATCATACTTCTCCTTTTCGCTTCATTTCTTTTTTTGGGAGCACAATGTTACAACCGGCAAAAAAAAGAAACCAAACGCCCAAATATACTTTTTGCAATTAGCGATGATCAATCATTTGCACACACCAGTTTTGCAGGGGCTAAATTCGTAAACACACCCGCTTTTGACAGAGTTGCAAGAGATGGTGTATATTTTAACAATTGCATTGCGGGATCACCGGGCTGTGCGCCTTCCCGGAGTACGATTGTTACTGGTAGGAACCATTGGCAGAATGAGCAATCAGGCCAGCATGCCTCCTCTTGGATGAAGAAATATGTTCCATTTATCGATTTACTTGATGCGAATGGATATCAAACCGGAAGAACAGGAAAAGGAGTTGGTCCATTTCGTTACGCACGCAGTGAAATGGATTCATTGTGGAGAAAAACAGACGCAGGCGGTATTGCGCACAGCAACATTCGTTATAAAAGAGGAACTTCAGAAGATGAAAGGACAGCTGGAGAAATTCACTCGGATGATTATTTTCGGAATTTTAAATATTTCATGGAGAACGTTCGTGGTGAAAAACCTTTCTTTTTCTGGTATGGTGGGCATGAACCTCATCGGGCATACGAACAGGATTCCTGGAAAAGAAATGATAAATATTTAAGCGAAGTAAATGTCCCAGGCTTTTTCCCTGATCATGAAGTAGTGCGTGGGGATATTCTGGATTATGCTGTAGAAATTGAATGGTTTGACCTTCATCTTCAACGCATGCTAAGTTATTTGGAAGAAATTGGAGAATTGGAGAATACCATTGTCATTGTTACTGCAGATAATGGGATGCCTTTCCCAAGAGCAAAAGCCAATGGCTACGAGTATGGTATTCATGTTCCTTTTGCCATAAGATTTCCTCAAGAATTTCCCGGCGGACGGGTTGTTGAAGACCCGATAAGTTTTGCCGATTTAGCACCAACAATATTGGAATTGACCAAAACCAATAATGAAGGAATGCTTCCTTTTTCTGGTGAAAGCATTTTAACCATTCTAAAATCTGAAAAAGATGGAGTTGTCGATCCGACTAAAGAATATGTATTTTCAGGCCGCGAAAGACATTCCTCCTCAAGATATTTAAATTGGGGGTACCCGCAGCGAATGATAAGAAGCAAGGATTACCTGCTCATTTGGAATATTAAACCTGAGCGTTGGCCGGCCGGGGCTCCTCAACGCCTTGCTGACGGAACTGAAGATAACCTTTTGCCAATGTACGGCATTGATGACGATGGGAATCACCATTCTGATTGGGCCTTCACTGACATCGATGCTGCACCTGCCAAATCATTTATCATCGAAAACATGGAGGACGACAATATTCGGCCATTTTTTGATCTATCGGTAGGGAAAAGACCGGAGTTTGAGTTCTTCAACGTTAACAAAGATCCTTTTTGTTTAAGTAATCTTTCGGGAAAAGAACAATATGCAACCATCGAAAATGAGATGAAAACCGTATTGATGGATGAACTTAAGGAGTCGCACGATCCACGAGTAGTAGGGCCGGATAAAGAAATATTTGATTCGTACATCCGCTACAGTCCGATCAGGGAGTTCCCCAAACCAGATCGGGAGTAA
- a CDS encoding inorganic pyrophosphatase: MVDKLSDPIGRLMGLRYKSHPWHGIYIGKNAPEKVTAFIEVVPTDTVKYEIDKDSGYLRIDRPQKYSNVVPALYGFIPQTFCGDEVGKHCMEKTKRENIKGDGDPIDICVLTEKDITHGDILVHARPIGGFRMIDGNEADDKIIAVLDNDVVYEGYKNVSDLPPIVIERLKHYFLTYKDMPGKDNDTEITHTYEVEEAYEVIQRSITDYQKRFDNLGKLLY; this comes from the coding sequence ATGGTAGATAAATTGTCTGATCCCATCGGGCGGCTGATGGGACTTCGTTATAAATCACACCCTTGGCACGGAATTTATATTGGTAAAAATGCTCCTGAAAAAGTAACTGCTTTTATTGAAGTTGTTCCTACGGACACGGTAAAGTATGAAATTGATAAAGATAGCGGATACTTGCGAATTGATCGTCCGCAAAAATATTCAAATGTTGTGCCGGCATTGTATGGATTTATACCACAAACGTTTTGTGGTGATGAAGTGGGTAAACATTGCATGGAAAAAACAAAGCGGGAAAACATAAAAGGAGATGGCGACCCTATCGATATTTGTGTGCTGACCGAGAAAGATATTACACACGGTGATATTTTGGTTCATGCCCGACCCATTGGCGGTTTTCGAATGATAGATGGGAACGAGGCTGACGACAAAATCATTGCTGTTTTGGACAACGATGTTGTTTACGAAGGATATAAAAATGTTTCAGACCTACCTCCCATTGTTATAGAACGTTTGAAACACTACTTCCTGACGTACAAAGATATGCCGGGGAAAGACAATGACACTGAAATTACACATACGTACGAGGTTGAGGAAGCGTATGAGGTGATTCAGCGATCGATAACTGACTATCAGAAACGATTTGACAACTTAGGTAAGTTGCTCTATTAA
- a CDS encoding isochorismatase family protein, whose translation MRITRENTVGLIVDIQERLVPAMAEKQTFLNNTKILIEGLQTLSLNLLATQQYTKGLGDTIPEISSLIKDFRPIEKRDFSCCDEAVVADELKMNGAHNVIVCGIESHVCVMQTAIDLKESGYNPIVVMDCVSSRTLKNVELAADRFRFEGIMMTSYESILFELTRSAAASEFKSISKLVK comes from the coding sequence ATGCGTATTACCAGAGAGAACACTGTAGGATTGATCGTTGATATTCAGGAACGCTTGGTTCCGGCAATGGCAGAAAAGCAAACCTTTTTGAATAACACTAAAATCCTCATAGAAGGGTTACAAACCTTAAGCCTTAATTTGTTGGCTACGCAGCAATACACCAAAGGTTTGGGAGATACAATTCCAGAAATCAGTTCATTAATTAAAGACTTTCGGCCGATTGAAAAGCGAGATTTTAGTTGTTGTGATGAAGCGGTGGTCGCAGATGAATTAAAAATGAATGGGGCTCACAATGTTATCGTTTGTGGAATTGAAAGCCATGTTTGCGTCATGCAAACTGCCATTGATTTAAAAGAGTCAGGCTATAACCCGATTGTCGTGATGGATTGTGTTTCATCGCGTACCTTGAAAAATGTAGAATTGGCTGCCGACCGATTCCGCTTTGAAGGAATTATGATGACTTCCTATGAATCCATTTTGTTCGAACTTACCCGTTCGGCTGCAGCATCTGAATTCAAATCAATTTCCAAATTGGTTAAATAG